From a single Chlamydia muridarum str. Nigg genomic region:
- the lpxD gene encoding UDP-3-O-(3-hydroxymyristoyl)glucosamine N-acyltransferase: MSQPVYSLKQLADFLNVEFQGNGATLLSGVEEIGEAKAAHVTFLDNEKYAKHLKSSEAGAIILSRTQFQKYRELNKNFLIVSESPSLVFQKCLELFIAPVDSGFPGIHPTAVIHPTAIIEEHVCIEPYVVICQHARIGAACHIGTGSVIGAHSSIGEHSYIYPRVVVRERVSIGKRVIIQPGAIIGSCGFGYVTSAFGQHKHLKHLGTVIIEDDVEIGANTTIDRGRFKHSIVREGSKIDNLVQIAHQVEVGQHSMVVAQAGIAGSTKIGNHVIIGGQAGVTGHICIADHVIMMAQTGVTKSITSPGIYGGAPARPYQEVHRQVAKIRNLPRLEERIASLEKLVQKLEALSEQH, from the coding sequence ATGTCTCAACCCGTTTATTCTCTTAAACAATTAGCTGATTTTTTAAATGTCGAGTTTCAAGGAAATGGAGCCACACTTCTTTCCGGTGTTGAGGAGATAGGAGAAGCAAAAGCGGCACACGTTACTTTCTTGGACAATGAAAAATATGCTAAACATTTAAAATCATCTGAAGCTGGCGCCATCATTCTTTCTCGAACGCAGTTTCAAAAATATCGAGAATTGAACAAAAATTTCCTTATAGTTTCAGAATCCCCCTCCCTAGTTTTCCAAAAATGCTTAGAACTATTCATAGCTCCTGTCGACTCTGGATTTCCAGGCATTCATCCTACTGCAGTTATTCATCCAACAGCAATTATTGAAGAACATGTGTGTATCGAGCCTTATGTTGTGATTTGTCAACATGCTCGTATTGGAGCGGCTTGTCATATTGGAACAGGAAGTGTCATCGGAGCCCATTCTTCTATTGGAGAACATTCTTATATTTATCCTCGCGTTGTTGTTAGAGAAAGGGTTTCTATCGGCAAACGCGTTATCATCCAACCGGGAGCAATCATAGGGTCTTGCGGGTTCGGTTATGTTACCAGTGCTTTTGGGCAGCACAAACATTTGAAGCACCTAGGAACAGTAATCATTGAAGATGATGTAGAGATCGGTGCTAACACGACTATTGATAGAGGAAGATTTAAGCATAGCATTGTACGTGAAGGCTCTAAAATTGATAATCTTGTACAAATCGCACATCAAGTCGAGGTTGGTCAGCACAGTATGGTAGTAGCGCAGGCTGGGATTGCAGGGTCAACTAAGATAGGCAACCACGTGATTATCGGCGGACAAGCTGGTGTAACAGGACATATTTGCATTGCTGATCATGTTATCATGATGGCGCAAACTGGTGTCACAAAATCCATTACCTCTCCAGGGATCTATGGAGGAGCTCCCGCTCGTCCATATCAAGAGGTTCATCGTCAAGTCGCCAAAATACGCAATCTTCCTCGCCTTGAGGAGCGTATCGCATCGCTTGAAAAATTGGTACAGAAGCTAGAAGCTCTTTCTGAACAACATTAA
- the pdhA gene encoding pyruvate dehydrogenase (acetyl-transferring) E1 component subunit alpha, translated as MHPLTYNIASEETTEAQVSFVIENFGNDFCINLLKKMLLIREFEIRGEEAYLEGLVGGFYHSYIGQESVATAALACTGTDHWFFSSYRCHGVAILLDIPLRQLAAELLGKETGCALGRGGSMHMCGDRLPGGFGIVGGQIPLAAGAAFSMKYQKLPSISLCFIGDGAVAQGVFHETLNFASLHTLPLMLIIENNGWGMGTALHRAIAKQPIAESQASSYGLSSITLNGFDLFNSLIGFKEAYQHMQKTGAPVVVEALCSRFRGHSISDPNLYRSKEEMQCLLKRDPILFAKEWLIRANVLSEDDFKDLRQTSKEAVLEAFSQARLDPEPAVATLEEGIYA; from the coding sequence ATGCATCCCCTGACTTATAACATAGCTTCTGAGGAGACTACAGAAGCCCAAGTTTCCTTTGTTATAGAAAACTTCGGAAATGATTTCTGTATTAACTTGTTAAAAAAAATGCTGCTTATTCGTGAATTTGAGATTCGCGGAGAAGAAGCTTATTTAGAAGGACTTGTTGGGGGATTTTACCACTCCTATATTGGGCAAGAATCGGTTGCTACAGCAGCTCTCGCATGTACAGGAACAGATCATTGGTTTTTTTCTTCCTATCGCTGTCATGGAGTTGCTATTTTACTAGATATTCCTTTACGCCAACTAGCAGCAGAACTACTAGGGAAAGAAACAGGATGTGCTTTAGGACGAGGTGGATCTATGCACATGTGTGGAGATCGCCTTCCTGGAGGATTTGGCATAGTTGGCGGACAAATTCCTTTAGCTGCTGGTGCAGCATTCTCCATGAAGTATCAAAAATTGCCCTCTATCTCTCTATGTTTTATTGGAGACGGAGCCGTTGCTCAAGGAGTCTTTCATGAAACATTAAATTTCGCATCTCTTCACACCCTCCCCTTAATGCTTATTATAGAGAATAATGGGTGGGGCATGGGAACTGCTCTACACAGAGCAATTGCTAAACAACCTATAGCAGAGTCTCAGGCCTCTTCTTACGGGTTGTCTTCCATAACTTTAAATGGTTTTGATTTATTTAATTCGCTTATAGGTTTCAAAGAAGCCTATCAACATATGCAAAAAACAGGGGCTCCTGTTGTTGTCGAAGCTTTATGCTCTCGTTTTAGAGGACATTCTATTTCCGATCCCAATCTGTATCGCTCTAAAGAAGAAATGCAATGTTTGCTTAAGCGAGACCCCATTCTTTTTGCAAAAGAATGGCTTATCCGTGCTAACGTCTTATCCGAAGATGATTTTAAAGATTTACGGCAAACCAGCAAAGAGGCCGTTCTAGAAGCATTCTCCCAAGCTCGTCTTGATCCAGAACCTGCTGTTGCCACTTTAGAAGAGGGGATCTATGCCTAA
- a CDS encoding alpha-ketoacid dehydrogenase subunit beta has product MPNFVTLEIREAIRQAIDEEMTRDPNVCILGEEVAEYNGAYKVTKNLLDKWGPTRVIDTPISEAAFSGIGIGAALTGLRPIIEFMSWNFSLVAADQIISHAAKMHYMTGGKFSVPIVFRGANGAAAQVSCQHSHCVEALYANIPGLIIIAPSTPADAKGLLKAAIRDNNPVLFLENELDYNLKGEVPTEEYLVPIGKAHIVQEGLDLTIISHSRMVTIVELAAKIAKQRWGFSIEILDLRTIKPLDIAAILTSVKKTGNCLVVEEGHYFCGISAEIIATITEHIFDHLDHPPLRVCQKETPMPYSKTLETATLPNVNRILDAIEKIMR; this is encoded by the coding sequence ATGCCTAATTTTGTTACTCTCGAAATTCGAGAAGCCATAAGACAAGCTATTGATGAGGAAATGACTAGGGATCCTAATGTATGCATTTTAGGAGAAGAAGTCGCTGAATATAATGGGGCTTACAAAGTCACTAAAAATCTTTTAGATAAATGGGGACCGACCCGAGTTATTGATACGCCCATTAGCGAAGCTGCATTTTCCGGGATTGGAATTGGCGCGGCACTAACCGGATTACGCCCAATTATTGAATTTATGAGCTGGAACTTCTCTTTAGTCGCTGCAGATCAAATCATTTCTCATGCGGCAAAAATGCATTACATGACCGGAGGGAAATTTTCTGTTCCCATTGTTTTTAGAGGAGCCAATGGAGCTGCTGCACAAGTCTCTTGTCAACATTCTCATTGTGTAGAAGCCCTTTATGCAAATATTCCAGGCTTAATTATCATTGCTCCATCAACCCCAGCAGATGCCAAAGGGCTTCTTAAAGCTGCTATTCGTGATAATAATCCCGTCCTATTTTTAGAGAATGAATTGGACTATAACTTGAAGGGAGAAGTTCCTACAGAGGAGTATCTTGTCCCTATTGGGAAAGCTCACATTGTTCAAGAAGGACTAGACTTAACCATCATTTCGCATAGCCGTATGGTAACTATCGTTGAGCTAGCTGCTAAAATAGCAAAACAGAGATGGGGATTTTCTATTGAAATTTTAGATTTGCGAACAATTAAACCTTTGGATATTGCCGCAATTCTAACTTCCGTTAAAAAAACTGGAAATTGTCTTGTTGTGGAAGAGGGGCATTATTTTTGTGGAATATCCGCAGAAATCATTGCAACCATTACAGAGCATATTTTTGATCACTTGGACCATCCTCCTTTACGAGTTTGTCAAAAAGAAACTCCTATGCCATACAGTAAAACACTGGAGACGGCGACTCTTCCTAATGTTAACCGCATCCTGGATGCCATTGAAAAAATTATGAGGTAA
- a CDS encoding pyruvate dehydrogenase complex dihydrolipoamide acetyltransferase has translation MVSLLKMPKLSPTMETGTLVKWHKQAGDEVHFGDVLLEISTDKAVLEHTASEDGWLLQILVKEGTKIPIGTPIAVFSTEQNAEYDLKQLLPLEEASGANEPTEILPQTSPQNDSHYSGPSMAIVGFRPEPPLTTPLSVKYSGDKVAASPLAKKLAKEQNLDLSGVAGSGPGGRIVKKDLEKAPPLRIAGFGYPEAPDVNPGSYVEESLSPIRESISKRLQAAKTFIPHFYVRQRIYASPLLALLKELQVQNIKLSINDCIVRACALALKEFPEINSGFNSVDNTIIRFSTIDISIAVAIPDGVITPIIRCADRKNVGTISAEIKGLAARARQFSLKEEEYKGGSFCISNLGMTGISDFTAILNPPQAAILAVGSVEEQPVVLNGELAVGSTCMLTLSVDHRVIDGYPAAMFMKRLQKLLEAPSVLLLN, from the coding sequence GTGGTTTCTTTGTTAAAAATGCCTAAGCTATCCCCTACAATGGAAACAGGGACCCTTGTTAAATGGCATAAACAAGCTGGTGATGAAGTCCATTTTGGAGATGTGTTATTAGAAATTTCTACTGATAAAGCCGTTTTAGAACATACGGCCTCTGAAGACGGATGGTTGTTGCAAATTCTTGTGAAAGAAGGAACTAAAATTCCAATTGGCACACCTATCGCAGTGTTTTCAACAGAGCAAAATGCCGAATATGATTTGAAACAGCTCCTGCCTTTAGAAGAGGCTTCAGGAGCAAATGAGCCTACAGAAATTTTACCTCAAACTTCTCCTCAAAATGATTCACATTACTCGGGGCCTTCCATGGCTATTGTGGGATTCCGCCCCGAACCGCCTTTAACAACTCCTTTATCAGTTAAATACTCGGGAGATAAAGTAGCCGCCTCTCCCTTAGCTAAAAAATTAGCTAAGGAGCAGAACTTAGATCTTTCTGGCGTAGCTGGTAGCGGACCAGGTGGACGGATTGTGAAAAAGGATTTGGAGAAAGCACCTCCTCTAAGAATAGCAGGTTTTGGATATCCTGAAGCCCCAGATGTTAATCCGGGCTCCTACGTAGAAGAGTCTCTATCCCCCATTAGAGAATCTATATCTAAACGATTACAAGCAGCCAAAACCTTTATTCCTCATTTTTATGTGCGGCAACGCATTTATGCTTCTCCTCTGCTTGCGCTACTAAAAGAACTTCAAGTACAAAATATAAAACTTTCTATAAACGACTGCATCGTGCGAGCGTGCGCTTTAGCCTTAAAAGAATTTCCAGAAATTAACTCTGGATTCAATAGCGTAGACAATACAATTATCCGATTTTCTACCATTGATATTTCTATTGCTGTAGCAATTCCTGATGGAGTTATTACCCCTATTATCCGTTGTGCAGATAGAAAAAATGTTGGCACGATCTCAGCCGAGATCAAAGGGTTAGCTGCAAGAGCAAGACAATTCTCTCTTAAAGAAGAGGAATACAAAGGCGGGTCTTTCTGTATCTCGAATCTTGGAATGACGGGGATTTCTGATTTTACGGCTATCCTAAACCCTCCTCAGGCAGCCATCCTAGCTGTAGGTAGTGTAGAAGAGCAGCCTGTGGTCTTGAATGGAGAACTAGCTGTAGGATCAACTTGTATGCTAACTTTGTCAGTAGATCACCGAGTGATTGACGGGTACCCTGCAGCCATGTTCATGAAGAGACTGCAGAAACTTCTTGAGGCACCCTCCGTTTTGCTCCTTAATTAG
- a CDS encoding glycogen/starch/alpha-glucan phosphorylase: MHFDRMKINVESMKQAILERVYCGVVQTPQSASTRDIFTAVAKTVSEWMAKGWLKTQSSYYDNDVKRVYYISMEFLLGRSLKSNLLNLGLLDLVNEALSDLGYDFDQLVEMEHDAGLGNGGLGRLAACFLDSMATLGIPAYGYGLRYDYGIFDQQIENGYQVESPDEWLRYGNPWEICRGEYLYPVHFYGKVKHSMDSRGRDVAELVDSQEVLAMAYDVPVPGFNNDTVNSLRLWQAQSRHGFEFSYFNHGNYIRAIEDIALASNITRVLYPNDSISEGQELRLKQEYFLVSATIQDILRRYTKTHLSLDKLSEKVSVQLNDTHPALGIAEMMHILVDREELDWDVAWDTTTKIFNYTNHTILPEALERWSLDLFSKVLPRHLEIIYEINARWLKKVSQKYPGDDDKRRALSIIEEGSSKFINMANLAVIGTSKVNGVSSFHSQLIKNTLFKDFVEFFPDKFINVTNGITPRRWLALSNKRLSALLNRSIGTDYLTNLTHLNKVISLAEDSGFREEWHKIKIQNKEDLSARIYKELGVSVNPQSIFDCHIKRIHEYKRQLMNILRVIYFYNEIRNGSTEIVPTTVIFGGKAAPGYAMAKLIIKLINNVAHIVNNDPKAKDLLKVVFWPNYRVSLAEAIIPATDLSEQISTAGMEASGTGNMKFALNGALTIGTMDGANIEMAEHIGKEHMFIFGLLEEEISALRNEYYPQGICNANPKIQEILDMVLQARLPEEDKDLFKPIVNRLLNEGDPFFVLADLESYLDAHNRVARLFTQPEEWTKKSIYNVGGIGFFSSDRSITDYASNIWNVSQSS; the protein is encoded by the coding sequence ATGCATTTCGACCGGATGAAGATCAATGTAGAATCTATGAAGCAAGCGATCCTGGAAAGGGTATATTGTGGGGTAGTCCAGACTCCTCAATCCGCTTCAACCAGAGATATCTTTACAGCTGTAGCTAAAACTGTATCGGAGTGGATGGCTAAGGGATGGCTAAAGACGCAAAGCAGTTATTATGACAATGATGTAAAGCGTGTTTATTACATCTCTATGGAATTTTTGTTAGGAAGAAGTTTAAAGAGTAATCTGCTGAACTTAGGCCTTTTAGATTTAGTGAACGAAGCGTTATCGGATCTCGGTTATGATTTCGATCAGCTTGTCGAGATGGAGCATGATGCGGGTCTTGGAAATGGAGGATTGGGTCGACTAGCTGCATGTTTTCTTGATTCTATGGCCACTCTTGGAATTCCTGCTTATGGATATGGTCTTCGTTATGATTATGGCATTTTTGATCAGCAGATAGAGAATGGTTACCAGGTTGAGTCGCCGGATGAGTGGTTGCGTTATGGAAATCCTTGGGAGATATGTCGGGGAGAATACTTGTATCCTGTCCATTTTTATGGGAAAGTAAAGCACAGTATGGATTCAAGAGGAAGGGATGTAGCAGAGTTAGTTGATTCTCAAGAAGTTTTAGCTATGGCTTATGATGTCCCTGTTCCAGGGTTCAATAATGATACAGTAAATTCTTTGCGCCTGTGGCAAGCACAATCTCGTCATGGATTTGAATTTAGCTATTTTAATCATGGAAATTATATTCGGGCTATTGAAGATATTGCGTTAGCAAGTAATATTACTCGCGTACTTTACCCTAATGATTCGATTTCTGAAGGGCAGGAGTTGCGTCTTAAACAAGAATATTTTCTGGTATCTGCCACTATACAAGATATTCTTCGTCGTTATACAAAAACACACCTTTCTCTAGATAAATTATCTGAAAAAGTCTCTGTTCAACTAAATGATACACATCCTGCTCTAGGTATAGCAGAAATGATGCATATTTTAGTGGATCGAGAAGAATTGGATTGGGACGTTGCTTGGGATACAACGACAAAAATATTTAATTACACAAACCATACGATTCTTCCTGAGGCGTTAGAGCGCTGGTCTTTAGATTTATTTTCTAAAGTACTTCCTCGCCATTTAGAAATTATTTATGAGATCAATGCTCGCTGGTTAAAAAAAGTCTCTCAAAAATACCCGGGAGATGATGATAAGAGACGAGCTCTTTCTATCATAGAAGAAGGAAGTTCTAAGTTTATCAATATGGCGAATTTAGCTGTTATTGGGACGAGTAAGGTCAATGGCGTGTCAAGCTTTCACTCTCAGCTTATCAAAAATACGCTATTTAAGGACTTTGTCGAGTTTTTCCCAGATAAATTCATTAATGTTACCAATGGGATCACACCCAGACGTTGGCTAGCTCTTTCCAATAAAAGATTAAGTGCCTTGTTGAATCGCTCAATAGGTACGGATTATCTAACGAATCTTACGCATCTGAATAAGGTGATTTCTTTAGCTGAGGATAGCGGATTTAGGGAGGAGTGGCATAAAATCAAAATTCAGAATAAGGAGGACCTATCTGCTCGTATTTATAAAGAACTGGGAGTTTCCGTAAATCCTCAGTCCATTTTTGACTGCCATATTAAGCGGATACATGAGTATAAACGTCAGCTGATGAATATCCTTAGGGTTATTTATTTTTATAATGAAATCCGTAATGGTTCTACAGAGATTGTTCCAACAACAGTCATTTTTGGAGGTAAAGCAGCTCCTGGCTATGCTATGGCTAAGTTGATCATTAAGTTAATTAATAATGTTGCTCATATTGTTAACAATGATCCTAAAGCCAAAGATCTTCTCAAAGTAGTATTTTGGCCTAATTATAGAGTGTCTTTAGCAGAGGCTATAATCCCGGCAACAGACTTATCAGAGCAAATTTCAACAGCGGGAATGGAGGCTTCTGGGACTGGTAACATGAAGTTTGCTTTGAATGGAGCTTTAACGATTGGTACTATGGATGGTGCTAATATTGAAATGGCCGAACATATTGGGAAAGAGCACATGTTTATTTTCGGTCTTTTAGAAGAAGAAATCTCTGCACTCCGTAATGAGTATTATCCTCAAGGGATTTGTAATGCTAATCCCAAAATTCAAGAAATTCTTGATATGGTTTTACAGGCAAGACTGCCCGAAGAAGATAAGGATCTCTTTAAACCGATTGTTAATAGGCTTTTAAACGAAGGAGATCCTTTCTTTGTGCTAGCTGATTTAGAGTCTTATCTTGATGCACATAATCGTGTTGCAAGATTGTTTACGCAACCTGAGGAATGGACTAAGAAATCTATTTACAACGTAGGAGGAATAGGCTTCTTCTCAAGCGATAGATCTATTACAGACTATGCTTCTAATATATGGAATGTCTCCCAATCCTCTTAA
- the dnaA gene encoding chromosomal replication initiator protein DnaA: MRAWEEFLLLQEKEIGTDTVNKWLRSLKVLCFDACNLYLEAKDSFQVTWFEEHIRHKVKANLINNNGKPIRVRVTSLDKSTPFKESQIQQEKTAYFTMQYGDIDPQMSFANFLVTPENDLPVRILQEFAKVSEQGKGFPFNPIYLFGPESSGKTHLMQAAVGILREAGVKTLYVSSQLFTEHLVSAIRSGEMQRFRAFYRNVEALFIEDIEVLSGKGATQEEFFHTFNSLHTEGKLIVISSIFAPGDLKAMEERLISRFEWGIAVPVSPLTREGLKSFLERRIEQLNIRIEETALDFLIQALSSHIKSLLHALTTLAKRVAYKKLSHQLLYQGDVEALLQDVLQAAEHIRLTPSGIVRATAQYYGVSPENILGRSQSREYVLPRQVAMFLCRQKLSLSYVKIGEVFSRDHSTVISSIRAISQKLDEDDRESDVSCGVQELTKRLSSAYQSLDLIVD, from the coding sequence ATGCGAGCTTGGGAAGAGTTCCTTTTGCTACAAGAAAAAGAAATTGGTACGGATACGGTCAATAAGTGGCTGAGGTCCTTAAAGGTCCTATGCTTTGATGCGTGCAATCTGTATTTGGAAGCAAAGGATTCTTTCCAAGTAACTTGGTTCGAAGAACATATTCGCCATAAAGTTAAAGCTAATTTAATTAATAATAACGGGAAGCCAATTCGGGTGCGTGTGACTTCTTTGGATAAGTCTACGCCGTTTAAAGAGTCGCAAATTCAACAAGAGAAAACAGCATACTTCACAATGCAGTATGGGGACATTGATCCACAAATGTCTTTTGCAAATTTTCTTGTGACTCCAGAGAATGATTTGCCTGTTAGGATTCTTCAAGAATTCGCGAAAGTTTCTGAGCAAGGTAAAGGGTTCCCATTTAATCCCATCTATTTGTTTGGCCCAGAGAGTTCTGGAAAAACTCATCTCATGCAAGCCGCTGTTGGAATCTTGCGTGAAGCCGGAGTAAAAACCTTATACGTTTCTTCACAGCTATTCACAGAACATCTAGTATCTGCTATTCGTTCAGGTGAGATGCAACGTTTTCGTGCGTTTTATCGTAATGTAGAAGCGTTATTCATTGAAGATATAGAAGTTCTCTCAGGGAAAGGGGCCACTCAAGAAGAATTTTTCCATACATTTAATTCTTTGCATACTGAAGGGAAATTAATTGTCATTTCTTCTATCTTCGCTCCTGGAGATCTAAAAGCTATGGAAGAGCGGTTGATTAGCCGTTTCGAGTGGGGGATTGCGGTTCCTGTTAGCCCTTTAACGAGAGAGGGACTGAAAAGCTTTTTAGAAAGAAGAATAGAACAACTTAACATTCGCATAGAAGAAACAGCCCTGGATTTCCTCATACAGGCTTTATCTTCTCATATAAAATCTTTGCTACATGCACTCACAACTTTAGCGAAAAGGGTCGCTTATAAAAAATTATCGCACCAACTACTATACCAAGGGGATGTAGAGGCTTTGCTGCAAGATGTCTTGCAGGCTGCAGAGCATATCCGTTTAACCCCATCTGGTATTGTTCGTGCTACTGCTCAGTATTATGGAGTTTCTCCCGAAAATATTTTAGGCCGTTCTCAGTCTAGGGAATATGTTCTTCCTAGACAGGTTGCTATGTTTCTGTGCAGGCAGAAACTTTCTTTATCGTATGTAAAGATCGGAGAGGTTTTTTCGCGAGATCATTCTACCGTGATCTCCTCAATTCGAGCAATTTCGCAAAAGCTGGATGAAGATGATAGAGAAAGTGATGTCTCTTGTGGAGTACAAGAACTAACAAAGCGACTTTCATCTGCTTATCAGAGCTTGGACCTTATAGTAGACTAA
- the yidC gene encoding membrane protein insertase YidC yields the protein MRMNKRTLLFVSLVSAAFLGCQIFFGYQDLKSCQDLAEKQRAISEQILASTEQLSVVPWTASAEESESVNQYAVRLGNRLLVLTKGGAHSEVHSKGTSWKLIDQTSTFGGILVSLYGEDGQEVLSKGGSVYLPNQQDALPVLVAEFRRNQEPLVFFGEYKNGKLSNKAGTIYGTSLVFLNTGNEFVPLGIYNSKEECVESLDLPMARAVVFADKENLTTSGSYYMLANEYMQVIVSQESGAIEGINLPFASDREGNKSIVNEIGFDRELAAGSPSEASFPGVQAIDSQRQNVSSVVGGYYPLLRRGTLSDTRKMVSPQYQALNIVSGRELSSPVATGFRVVSFDNKTLVLESGDGGIRKTYTLGEQPYAFDLEIQTTRGQEDLWITSGVPEVEIMSNAFVPAVKYHAVKKNKSDLINVKLPKAKDSLLVRNDASPQWILNSNGYFGVILTPKTPLPTGYASSFIPGNAVPTRLTQLSPKDQAYPASKYPGYTAMLPLPKEAGRYQFMVYAGPLSEPTLKALDRAHTNHKGESPEYVDAIAFRGFFSFITEPFAALLFIIMKFFQFLTGSWGISIILLTIVLKLVLYPLNAWSIRSMRRMQKLSPYIQDIQQKYKREPKRAQMEIMALYKVNKVNPITGCLPLIIQIPFLIAMFDLLKSSFLLRGASFIPGWIDNLTAPDVLFSWETPIWFIGKEFHLLPILLGIVMFAQQKISAIKRSGPVSDQQRQQEAMGTMMALLFTFMFYNFPSGLNIYWLSSMLLGVIQQWATNKILDEKHLQHEVIVNKKR from the coding sequence ATGAGAATGAATAAACGAACGTTATTATTTGTTTCCTTAGTGAGCGCAGCATTTTTGGGCTGCCAGATTTTCTTTGGGTATCAGGATTTGAAATCTTGTCAGGATCTGGCGGAAAAACAGCGTGCTATTTCTGAGCAAATATTAGCTTCAACAGAGCAGTTGAGTGTAGTTCCTTGGACGGCTTCTGCAGAAGAAAGCGAATCGGTTAATCAATATGCTGTTCGTTTAGGGAATCGACTTCTCGTTTTAACAAAAGGAGGAGCTCATTCTGAGGTACATTCTAAAGGAACCTCCTGGAAGCTAATAGATCAAACTAGTACCTTCGGGGGGATTCTGGTTTCTTTGTATGGAGAGGATGGGCAGGAGGTTTTATCAAAAGGCGGTTCCGTATATCTCCCTAATCAACAAGATGCACTCCCTGTTTTAGTGGCCGAGTTTCGCAGAAACCAAGAACCTCTTGTGTTTTTCGGAGAGTATAAAAATGGCAAGCTTTCTAACAAAGCAGGGACTATCTATGGGACTTCGTTAGTTTTTCTTAATACAGGGAATGAATTTGTTCCTTTAGGCATTTACAATTCTAAAGAAGAGTGTGTGGAATCTCTGGATCTTCCTATGGCAAGAGCTGTAGTTTTTGCCGATAAAGAGAACCTGACAACGTCAGGCAGTTATTACATGCTCGCTAATGAATATATGCAAGTTATAGTCTCTCAGGAAAGTGGAGCTATTGAGGGGATTAATCTTCCTTTTGCTTCTGATCGAGAAGGGAATAAGAGCATTGTCAATGAAATTGGATTTGATAGAGAATTAGCAGCCGGCTCTCCATCTGAGGCTTCTTTCCCTGGAGTTCAAGCTATTGATTCTCAGCGTCAAAATGTATCGAGTGTTGTAGGTGGATACTATCCTTTGCTTAGACGAGGGACTCTATCTGATACCAGAAAAATGGTTTCCCCTCAGTATCAAGCCTTAAACATAGTCTCTGGGAGAGAGTTGTCTTCTCCTGTCGCAACGGGTTTTCGTGTAGTTTCGTTTGATAATAAAACGTTAGTTTTGGAAAGCGGGGATGGGGGCATTCGGAAAACGTATACCCTTGGAGAACAACCTTACGCTTTTGACCTTGAAATTCAAACTACTAGAGGACAAGAAGACTTATGGATAACTTCAGGAGTGCCTGAAGTTGAGATCATGTCTAATGCTTTTGTCCCTGCAGTTAAGTATCATGCAGTGAAAAAAAATAAGAGTGACCTCATTAATGTGAAGTTACCCAAAGCAAAAGACTCTTTGTTAGTACGTAATGACGCTTCCCCTCAATGGATTTTAAATTCCAATGGATACTTTGGAGTCATTCTTACTCCGAAGACCCCTCTTCCTACGGGATATGCTTCTTCTTTCATTCCTGGGAATGCAGTTCCTACGCGACTTACTCAACTTTCCCCAAAAGATCAGGCTTACCCAGCTTCGAAATATCCTGGTTATACTGCAATGCTTCCTTTGCCTAAAGAAGCTGGCCGTTATCAGTTTATGGTGTATGCGGGTCCTTTATCAGAGCCTACTTTGAAGGCTTTAGATCGAGCTCACACGAATCATAAGGGAGAGTCTCCTGAGTATGTTGATGCGATTGCATTTAGAGGTTTCTTTAGTTTTATAACAGAACCTTTTGCAGCTTTGTTATTTATTATAATGAAATTTTTCCAATTTCTAACTGGATCTTGGGGAATTTCGATTATTTTATTAACGATTGTACTTAAGCTTGTGCTTTATCCCTTGAATGCTTGGTCTATTCGATCTATGCGTCGTATGCAAAAGTTATCTCCATATATTCAAGATATTCAGCAGAAATACAAGCGAGAGCCTAAGCGAGCACAAATGGAAATTATGGCCTTGTATAAGGTCAATAAAGTTAATCCAATAACAGGCTGTCTTCCTCTAATTATTCAGATCCCATTTCTTATAGCAATGTTCGATCTTCTGAAATCTTCGTTTTTATTGAGAGGAGCGAGCTTTATTCCTGGATGGATTGATAATTTAACTGCTCCAGATGTTCTTTTTTCTTGGGAAACCCCAATATGGTTCATTGGAAAGGAATTCCATCTCCTTCCTATTTTGTTGGGTATTGTTATGTTCGCTCAACAAAAGATTTCTGCTATTAAAAGATCTGGGCCTGTTTCGGATCAACAGCGTCAGCAAGAGGCTATGGGGACTATGATGGCGCTATTATTTACTTTCATGTTTTATAATTTCCCTTCAGGGTTAAATATTTACTGGCTTTCTTCCATGTTACTCGGCGTTATTCAACAGTGGGCAACAAATAAAATTTTGGATGAAAAACATTTACAGCATGAAGTGATTGTTAATAAGAAGAGATAG